Within the Stenotrophomonas sp. 610A2 genome, the region GAGTTCAACGACCAGTTCAAACAGCAATTCGGCTACGGCCTCTAAGAAAAAACGGCGCCTCGGCGCCGTTTTTTTTAACTGTAGTGCCGAGCTAGGCTCGGCAGAAGCCTTACCGGCAAGCCGCAGGCCGCATGACATCTGTAGGAGCGGCGTAAGCCGCGAAGCTGGTGATGCTGGATTACAGGCGAATTCGGCAATCTGATGGTGCGCGAGCTTCGCGGCTTACGCCGCTCCTACAAGAGGGTTTGCTGGTGACGCCCCAGCCGAGCATGGCTCGGCCCTACCCGGATTTTGCGGCCTGCCACTGCTGCAGCAACTGCACACAATCACGCAGCTGCCACTGCGCCATGCCCGGCCACGGATCATCCGGCACATTGATCAGGATGCCCGGCACCCCCGCCGCCTTTGCCGTGGCCAGGTCGTAGTAATGATCCCCGACCATCCGCATCTGCGCAGGCAACACCTGCCAGCGCTCGGCAAAGAACTGCAACCCAGCCGGTGACGGCTTGGGCTCCACTTCCCAGCGGCCGATGATTTCTTCGACGGCAAAGCACTCCGCCACGCCGATCGCCGCCAAGGTCACTTCCGCCAACTCGCGCGCATTGCGGGTAAGGATGCCCAGCCGGCAACCATCGGCATGCAGCGCGCGGATCAAGGCCACCGCTCCCGGCGCTGCGACCGATGCCTCGGCCAGCTCCCGCTCGTGCTGCATCAGCCAAGCGTGACTGTCAGCGGCCTGCTGCGCGGGAAGGCTGGCCAGATGATCGAGGATGTCCGCATCCGCAGGAATCTGCAGCTCGCGCCGGATCAATTCAAAGTCATGCACCGGCTCGGTCAGGGTGCCGTCCATGTCGAACACCCAATGACGGCTGGCGGCGACGTCGGACCGCCCCGCCACATCAGCGAGCACCTGGATCAATCCCAGTTCGGCATCTGGCTGCCGTCCAACCCGCCAACCTCGAACACCGCCTTGCGGGTGCCGCCGGCCTGCACCGGGAACTCGATCTCGATCACCGTGGCCTTGCGTGCCTGCCGCCACAGACCGCGGTTGTCATCAATGAACATGGCGATGGCCTCGTCGGTATCCGGGCGATGCGCAGCCATGTTGCGGGCCGGTGCACCATCGACGCTGACCTTGACCTGGCAGGCGCGGTAGCAGGCTTTGGCGAAGTCGCTGGACTGCAGCACCAGATAGGCGTGGCGCTTCCATTCCGGGTGATCGCGGAACACCAGGTTCACCTGCTTGGCGCCGGTGCTGTCCACTTCCACACGGTCCTTGCTGTAGATCGCCGCCGAACGCTGGGTACCGCCCTTGACCGGCACCTGGTTGTAATTCCACAGGGCCTGCATGCGGCGCAGCTCACTGGCTGCAGCGGCCTTTTCGCGGACCTCGGCAAAGCCCGGCTCGATGCGCTTGGCGGTCTCCGAATCCGGGAACTGATCGAGCAATGCAGCGCCATGGATGCGCGCCTTCTCCCAATCGGTGGCGGTGATCGCAGCGTCGTACAGCTTGCCGATGCCTTCAGCGTCGGCTTCGCGCTTGGCGCGCTCCTGCGCGGCGGCGGCCTCCTGCTGCTGGCGTTCGGCCTCCGGGTTGCTGCAGGCGGCCAGGGCAAAGGCGCAGAGCGCGCCGAGGATCAGTGGTTTCATCAAACAGCTCCGGTGAACATGGCGCCGAATCGGCGCGCGATGGGCTTCACTTTAGAGCATGTTGGGGATTGCGGATTGGCTTTGGCGCCATGCCACCAGTATCACTCCCCGCCCATCCGCCACCAATGCGTGGAAGGCGCCGGCGCACGGATATCCAGACGCTCACCCATCTGCGGCGCGGTCAGCAGCACGCCCTGCTCCGCCGCCAGTGCGGTGATCCGCTCGAACGGCTCGGTCCACGCATGCAGGGCCAGGTCGAACGTGCCGTTGTGGATCGGCATCATCACCTTGCCGCGCACATCCAGGTGCGCCTGCAGGCTCTGCTCCGGCTGCATGTGCACGCCGGGCCACTGTTCGTCGTAAGCACCGGTCTCGACCATCGCCAGGTCGAACGGACCGTAACGCTCGCCGATCTTCGCAAAGCCATCGAAGTAACCACTGTCGCCACTGAAGAAGATCCGCGTGCGACCGGTATCGATCACCCACGATGCCCACAAGGTGCGATTGCCGTCGGACAAGCCGCGACCGGAGAAGTGCTGCGCGGGTGTCGCCGCGATTTTCAGGCCTTCAATCCGCGTTTCCTGCCACCAGTCGAGCTGGGTAATCTTCTCCTGCGGCACGCCCCAGGCCAGCAGACGATCACCCACGCCCAGCGCGGTGACGAAGTGCCGCACCTTCGGTGCCAACGCCAATACCGCGTCATGGTCGAGATGATCGTAGTGGTCGTGGGAAATGATGACGCCGGTGATCTCGGGCAACTCGTCGATCGACAGCGGCGGCGCATGGAAGCGCTTCGGCCCCATGAACGAGAACGGCGACACCCGCTCGGAGAACACCGGATCGGTCAACCAGAAGTGTCCGTCCAGCTTCATCAGCATGGTCGAATGGCCCAGCCGCCACAGGCTGTCGTCGGGCGCGTCCAGCAAGGCCTGACGGGTCAAGGCCTGCACCGGGATCGCCACCTGCGGCGTGGCATCTGCCGGCTTGTCGAACAGGAAGCGCCACCACACCTTCACGCCACGCACGAAACCAAGCGGGGCCTGCTTGGCCACGTTGTGGAAACGCCCCTCGCCGTATTGCGGCGACTGGTCATAGGAAGCGGCGGGATGCGCACCGCAGGTCAGCAGGCCAATGGACATGGCAATCAGCACCGTAATGAGGAGGAGGAAACGAGGCAGGCGACGCTTCATGGCTGGGATTGCCGTTAAAAGTACACTGACGAGTCTACTTCCATTTCAAGGAAAGTAAACTGAACGGTGTAAAATGAGCGGATGACCGACTCCAAGCGCCCGCTCCGCCTGACCGACCGCAAACGCGAGGCCATCCTGCGCGCGGCAGTGGCCGAGTTCCGCGAGCTGGGCTTTGCCGGCACCAGCATGGACCGCGTCGCCGCCACCGCCGAGGTATCCAAGCGCACGGTCTACAACCACTTCGCCAGCAAGGACGAGCTGTTCACCGCCATCCTCTGGCAGCTGTGGGAAGCGAGCCAGTCGCTGGACGCCCTCGCCTACGATCCGGCCCAGCCACTGCGCGAGCAGTTGCTGGCCTTCGTCGCGCAGAAGCTGCGTCTGCTCAGCGACGCCAGCTTCATCGACCTGTCGCGGGTGGCCATGGCCGAGCTGGTGCATGCGCCGGAACGGGCGCGGGCGATGATGGACAAGCTGGCCGAGAAGGAGGAAGGCCTGACCACCTGGATACGCGCGGCACAGGCCGACCACCGCCTGCGCGACGACATCACCCCGGCCGAGGCCGCCCACCAGCTGCAGGGCATGGTCAAGGCATTCGCGTTCTGGCCACAGATCGCGATGGGCGCTGCGCCCTTGGATGACAGCGCCCAGCAACGGGTGATGCACGACTGCGTGGACATGTTCCTGGCGGTACGCGCCACGCCCTGAGTACGGCGCGGAGCCAGTCCGGCAGCCTGCCGCGGGGATCATCGCCCGGCTGCACGAACGACCGGAGTGACTACAGATGTAGTTACCTTTGACACTGCGGCAGCAAGGCTGCCATTCGTACACTCCGCGAACACGCCCATCGGGCCCTTCGCAGACACACGCAACGTGCGCACTTCACTGAAATGGTCTTCGCTGTTGTTGTCCGTACTGCCGCTCCACGCCCTCGCCGCCGAGCAATGGATCCTGGCCACCGATCTATGGGGCAACAGCGCCAAGCAGACCTTGAATCTGGACGTAAAAGGCGTGCGTGTCAGCGGGACACTGGGCGGTGATCCGATCAGCGGTACGTTGAACGGCAAGCAGCTGAAGTTCACCGCCACTGGCAGCGACGGTCAGGTCTATCACTACGACGGCCGCATCGACGGCAACCGCATGCAGGGCCGCAGCGACGAGCCGGACACCAACAACCGCAGCGCGCGTGCAGCACACGATTTCAGCGCGTGGCGGGTACCGGCACAGCCGGACAAGGCACCGCGCCTGCACGACTTCACGCCCAACGATTACTCCAATACCTTCAGCGCCGAGCGCGCCCCCGCATTGGTGATCTGGCCGGGCGACTCGGTGCGGACCAAGACCCTGGATTCCGGCGGTATCGACGAGCACGGCATCACCCGCGCACTGTTCGGCAACCCGCAGGTCGGACCGTTCTTCGTCGCCGGTGCCGAGCCCGGCGACACCCTGGCGATCACCATCAGCTCGCTGAAACTCAACCGCGACTACGCCGACAGCCTCGACGGCATCGTCGGCCGCCTGAAGACACCGCGCATCGCCACCGAAACCGCGACGCTTGGCAAGCCGGTCCGCTGGGAACTGGACCGCGTACGCGGCATGGCCCGCCCGCAAGGCGCCAGCGGCGCATTGAAGAACTTCGAGATCCCGGTCAAGCCGATGCTCGGCGGCCTCGCCGTTGCGCCGGGCTTCGGCTACCCGCCGTTCTCCACCGGCGACACCAGCGACTTCGGTGGCAACATGGATTTCAACGCCGTGGTCGAAGGCAACACGGTGTACCTGGAGGTGCAGCAGCCCGGCGCATTGCTGTATGTCGGCGATGGCCACGCGCTGCAGGGCGACGGCGAGACCAGCCAATGGGCGTTGGAGACATCGCTGGACGTGGTGCTGAAAGTTGAACTGATCAAGAAGCAGTCCATCGCCACGCCGCGCGTGGAATCGCCTACGCAGATCATGACCCTGGGCCAGGCCGGTTCGAGTGACGACGCGCTGCGGCTGGCGACGTCAGGGATGCTGCAGTGGCTGCGCCAGTCCTATGGCCTGGATATGTCGCAGGCAACGCAGGTGCTGGGCGTGGCAGTGCAGTACAACGTGGTCAATCTTGCTGGGCGTAGCGTTGGTGTGGCGGCGAAGATTGATAAGTCGGTGTTGAAGGGATTGCCGGTCGCTGCGGCAAAGAGCGGCAAATGAGGGCTGCGGTCGAAATCTGATTGCGGCTACGGCGCAGGAAGCCGACACGCCCGGGAGAGTCGTACAACCTGCTCAACACCGCCGCCATGTAGTGCCGAGCCATGCTCGGCAGAGGCCTTACCGGTAACGCCCAGCCGAGCATGGCTCGGCTCTACAAAAAGGCACCGCGCGAAGGATTCCGGGTGCGCTGCGCCTGCTCCGGATGCGAAGCCCTCAAACCTGGAGCAGCACAAAAACAAACGGCGAGCCGAAGCTCGCCGTTTGGATTGAAGCCAACTGAGCCAATTACTGCTTCGGCGCAGCTTCCTGCTTCGGTGCAGCTTCCGCCTTGGCGATCATGTCTTCCACCGAGGCGGTGGTGATCGGGTGGTAGCCCGGCTTGGCCTTGGCGAACACTTCCTTGGCGAAGGCCAGACCTTCCGGCGTCTTCAGCAGTTCAGCGTAGATCGGCAGCACCAGCTTGCGGCGGCCAACGGTCTGGATGAACTCGCCAGCAGCGGCCTGTGCATCGGTGTAGCCGCTGCGGATTGCCAGCGGGTACCAACGCATCGCGATTTCGCCGTTCGGGGTACCGGTGAAGTGATAACCCTTGTCCAGCACAGCCAGCTTCTCAATCGGCTGGGTAGCACCCAGACCATCGATGAAGCGCACCCATTCCTGGGTGTTCCACTCGCGGGTCACCTGGTTGCTCGGCAGCGCACTGCTGCCCAGGAAGGCGATGCGTGCAGTGTCGACCACGGCGAAGTTGCGCGAACGGGCCTTGCTGGCGAAGGCCGGGATGCCCGGCTCTTCCAGCCATGCCTTCAGCTCGGCCTCGGTGACCGCGGTCGGGTTCTTCGGCAGCAGGTTCTTCGTCATGTACTCGACGAACTGGTCGGTATTCGCGCTCTGGAAAGCATGGTCGTTGAACCAGCCACGCAGGAACGGATCAAACACCGCGCGACCAAAACGCTGCTCCAGGAACTGCAGGAACCACGCGCCCTTGACGTAGGCGACATTGCTCAGCGCTTCGTCCGGGTCACGCTCGTTGAGCGGCGGCAGTGCCAGCGCCTGGTCGGCCGGGCTCATGTCCTTCACTTCGTTGAGCAGATCGGTCTGGTCGATCTCGCGCTCCATCTCGGCCATCTCGGCGCCATACAGCGCCTCGGTGATGCGGCCCTGCACGTAGGTGGTGAAACCTTCGTTGAGCCAGATGTCCTTCCAGCTGGCGTTGGTCACCAGGTTGCCGGACCAGCTATGTGCCAGTTCGTGCGCGACCAGCGACACCAGCGACTTGTCGCCAACGATGACGGTCGGGGTAGCGAAGGTCAGGCGCGGGTTTTCCATGCCACCGAACGGGAACGACGGCGGCAGCACCAGCATGTCGTAACGGCCCCAGCGGTATTCGCCGTACAGGTTCTCGGCGGCACCGATCATCTTCTCGGTGTCCTCGAATTCCTTGGCGGCCTTGTTGACCATGGCCGGTTCAGCCCACACGCCGGAGCGCTCGGAGATCGGCTCGAACACCAGGTCACCGGCGGCGATGGCCAGCAGGTAGGACGGGATCGGCTGCGGCATCTTGAAGGCGTAATCGCCATCACGTGCAGCCTTCGGGTCATTGTCGGCGCTCATCAGCACCATCACGTCCGGGCGGCTGGTGACATGCGCGCTATAGGTGAAACGGACGCTCGGGGTGTCCTGCAGCGGCACCCATGAACGTGCGTGGATCGCCTGCGACTGGCTGAACATGAAGGGCAGCTTCTTGCCCTCGGTCATCGACGGCTCCAGCCACTGCAGGCCGGAGGCGGTCGGTGCGGTGTGGTAGGTGATGCGCACCGAGGTCGGCTGGGCCGGGGTTTCGATGCTCAGCTTGCTGCCGAACACCTTGTCAGCCGGCGCCAGCGCGAACTGCAGCGGCGTGGCTGCGCCGTCGGCAGCAACAGCCTCGACCTTCTCGACGCTCAGCTCGCGGGTGTCCAGCAGCAGCTGCTTGGCCGCCTTGTCCTTCCACTCCAGCGTGTAGGTGGCGGTACCGCCGATCTGCTTGGCGTCGAAATCGACCTTCAGATCCAGCGCCAGGTCCTTGATGACGACCTTGTCCGGTTCAGCGTAGGAGCTTTCATCGTGGCTGCGGCTGACGGTATTCACGGCGGCGGCGGGCTTCTGGGCGACGGGATCGGCGGTGGGGGCAGCGGGTTCTTTGGCACAGCCGGCGACAAGCGCCACGGCCAGGGGCAGCATCAGGAACGAAGAACGCATTGATCTGGAACCGGTTCAGGGGATAACCGCTGATTTTAAACCCGAAAGGCCGTGGCGGTTGCGGCGATGCGGCAAGCGGTACCCCGCGGGCTTTGCGGAAACTGCCGGATTGCGTGAATCAGCTCCCGCTCGAGGGCCAAGGTAGTGCCGAGCCATGCTCGGCAGGAGCTTTACCGGCTAGATCAAAAGCGCCCCTCATCCCAACCCTTCTCCCGCAAGCGGGAGAAGGGCCAAGGCAAAAGCTGGAGAACCAACCCCTCCCCTTGGCCTGCGGCCAAAGGGAGGGGGCAAAGGCGTAGTGCCGAGCCACGCTCGGCAGGGGCTTTACTGACAAAAGCAAAGGCAATGGCAAAAGCAAAAGCAAAGGCAAAGGCAAAGGCAAAGGCAAAGATCAACAGCATCACCCAACCTACAAAAAAGGCGGCCAATGGCCGCCTTTTCCTCAACACACCCAGCAAGCAAGCCTCAAAGCTTGTAACCCGAGTGAATCGAAACAATACCCGCGCTCAGGTTCTTGTAATGGCAACGGCCAAAACCCGCCTCCGTCATCATCGCCTTCAGCTCTTCCTGCGGCGGGTGCTTGCGGATGCTCTCGGCCAGGTACTGGTAGCTGTCGGCGTCACCGCGGGCGAACAGCTTGCCCAGCTTCGGCAGCACCTTGAACGAATGGAAATCGTAGACAGGCTTGAACCAGTCCACGGTCACTTCCGAGAACTCCAGCACGCGCGCCTGCCCGCCCACCTTCAGCACGCGGTACATCTCACGCAGCGCGGCTTCCTTGTCGGTCACATTGCGCAGGCCGAAGGAGATCGTCACCAGGTCGAAGCTCTGGTCCGGGAACGGCAGGGCCTCCGCGTTGAGCTGCACCCACTCGAAGCCCGATACCTGGCCGCGGTTGGTCAGACGGTCACGCCCCACCGACAACATGCCGGCGTTGATGTCGCCCAGCACCACGCTGCCCTCGGCGCCGATGCGCTCCTTCAGCAGCACCGCGATGTCACCGGTACCACCGGCCAGATCCAGCACGCGGTCGCCCGGCTTTACCTGCGCAGTGGCTACGAAGTAGCGCTTCCACAGCCGATGAATACCCAGGCTCATCAGGTCGTTCATCAGGTCGTAGTTGTCGGCCACGGAAGTGAACACCTGGCCGACAAGCTTCTGCTTGTCCTTGGCCGGTACATCGCGGAAGCCGAAGTGGGTGGTGCCGGTCTTGTAGGGGGATTCGCTCATGGCTGCGATTATCGCACCGACAGCCCGATTGCGCCGCCAGCAGGCTGAATCCGGCCGCTATGATGATCGCCACAGCACCACAAGGACCTTGCATGATCACCACCCCGGACTACCGCGCCCTGCTTGAAACCGCCATCGCCGAGGCCCGCCAGGGCCTGGCCGAAGGCGGCATCCCGATTGGCGCGGCGCTGTACCACAACGATGGCCGCCTGCTTGGCTGCGGCCACAACCGGCGCATCCAGGAGGGCGACCCGTCCATCCATGGCGAAACCGATGCCTTCCGCAAGGCTGGCCGCCAGCGCGGCTACCGCAACACCATCATGGTCACCACCCTGGCCCCGTGCTGGTACTGCAGTGGCCTGGTTCGCCAGTTCAATATCGGCACCGTGGTGGTGGGTGAATCGGTCAGTTTCCCCGGTGGAATCGACTGGTTGCGCGAAAACGGCGTGAACGTCATCGACCTGAATGACGCCAGCTGCATCGAGATGATGGGCCGCTATATCGCCGAGAACCCGGATGTCTGGAATGAAGATATCGGCGAATAACGTGACGTTATCTGAACAAATTCCCATTAATCTCATCGGTAAATTAGACGCTGTAGCCAGATCGTAAGAAAAACAGCGTTATGCTCGGGGTACAGGGGCACTGCCATCGAGGTGAAGCGATGTATACAACGCCCATCCAACACAGCAGTCGCCAATCCCTCCAGCGTGCTGGGGAGCAATTGCGACAGCAGTACGCACAACATCGCTGCTCGGCCCCGTTCTGGGATGCCTACCAACAGGTTCAACGTGAACTGGTAGCGGCATATCCGGAACACCAGGCCGAGCTCTGCAACCGCCTTGCGGTATTTGCCCAACGTCTGGGCGCGGTTGAGAAGGCTCAGTTACTTGAGCTGGCGGTTACCGAAGCATAGAAAAACCGGGCCTGGCCCGGTTTTTTTTGCTCCGATTCCGGTAGTGCCGAGCCATGCTCGGCAGGGGCTTCACCGGCAACCCATCAGGTTTGTAGGAGCGGCGTAAGCCGCGAAGCTGGCATCGCTGAAATGACCAGGTTATGGGTCACCTGACGAATCCCCGGCTTTGCAGCTTGTGCTGCCTGTTTTCGCTTGGAAAGCCTCTGCCGAGCATGGCTCGGCACTACGCCACTGCCTTTGGCCGAGCGCTTCTTGCCCCCTCCCTTTTGCGTAGCAAAGGGGAGGGGTTGGCTTTTGGGCTTTTCAGGCCCAGAGCTGCCCTCACCCCAACCCCCGCTCCGCGCCCCGGCCCTTGCGCTGGCGCAAGTTCGTTCAACAGGGGCACAAAACGATGGTCGGTAAACGCCCCTCTTTCACCCCGCAAGCGGGAGAGGGGCTGAAAAAACAAAAGGCGCCTTTCGGCGCCTTTTGCTTGCAACATCCCTGCCCTGTTACTGCTGCGGCAGGTCGCCGTTTTTGGCCAGCTGCTTGCGGTTGAACAAGCGCTGCACCACCACGAAGAACAGCGGGATGAAGAACAGGCCGAGCAAGGTGCCAACCACCATGCCGCCCAGCACGCCGGTACCGATGGCGCGCTGTGCACCCGAACCCGCGCCGGAGGCGATCGCCAGCGGCAACACGCCCAGGCCGAAGGCCAGCGAGGTCATGATGATCGGACGCAGACGGTCGCGGACCGCATGCATCGTCGCTTCGATCACGCCCGCACCCTTCTCCAGATGCTCCTTGGCGAACTCGACGATCAGGATCGCGTTCTTCGACGTCAAACCCACGGTGGTCAACATCGCCACCTGGAAGTACACGTCGCGCTCCATGCCGCGCATGGTGTTGGCCAGCACCGCACCGAGAATACCCAGCGGGGCAACCATCAGCACCGCGGTCGGCACGCTCCAGCTTTCATACAGCGCAGCCAGGCACAGGAACACGATCAGCAGCGACAGCGTGTACAGCAGCGGCGTCTGCGAACCGGCTTCGCGCTCCTGGTAGGACACGGCCGTCCACTCGATGCTGAAACCGGCCGGCAGCTGCTTGGCCAGCTTTTCCACTTCCAGCATGGCGTCGCCCGAGGCTACGCCCGGTGCGGCTTCGCCCTGGATTTCCAGTGCGGAGACACCGTTGTAACGCTCCAGACGCGGCGAGCCGTAATCCCAGCGCTGGCTGGCGAAGGCCGAGAACGGCACCATCTCGCCGGAGGTGTTCTTCACCGTCCACAGGTTGAAGTCTTCCGGGTTCATGCGGAAGCCGTCATCGGCCTGCACGTAGACGCGCTTGACGCGACCACGGTCGATGAAGTCATCGACGTAGCTCGAACCCCAGGCGGTGGCCAGCGTGCTGTTGATGGTGTCCAGCGACAGACCATGCGCACCGGCCTTGGCCACGTCGATGTCCAGACGCAGCTGCGGGGTATCGTCCAGACCGTTCGGGCGGACGTTGGCCAGCAGCTTGCTTTCACCTGCCATGCCCAGCAACTGGTTGCGTGCATTGACCAGCGCATCATGGCCAGCGCCGCTGTTGTCCTTCAGGAAGAAGGTGTAACCCGAGGCGATACCCAGCTCCGGCATGGCCGGCGGCGGGAAGGCGAAGATGAAGGCGTCCTTGATCTGGCCGAGTGCTGCCATCGCGCGGCCGGTGATCGGCCCGACGCCCTGGTCGGCACTGCGCTCGCTCCAGTCCTTGAGCTTGACGAAGGCCATGCCCGAGTTCTGGCCCATGCCGGAGAAGCTGAAGCCCTGCACCGAGAACACCGATTCAACCGCGTCCTTCTCGTTCTTCAGGAAGTGGTCTTCCAGCTTGTAGATCGACTCCAGGGTACGTTCCTGGGTAGCGCCAACCGGTGCGTTGACCAGCGCCATCAGGATGCCTTGGTCTTCATTGGGCAGGAACGAGCTGGGCAGGCGCACGAACAGCAGCCCCATCACCACCGCCAATGCCAGGAACACCGCCATGAAACGGCCCGGGCGATTGAGGATGCCGCGCACGCCACGCTGGTAGGTACCACTGGTGCGGTCGAAGCCGTTGTTGAACCAGTTGAAGAAGCGGCCCGAGATGCCCTTGTGGGCAACGTGGTGCTCGCCCTTCTTCAACGGCTTGAGCATGGTGGCGCACAGTGCCGGAGTCAGCACGATGGCGACCAGCACCGACAAGGCCATCGCCGAAACAATGGTCGCCGAGAACTGTCGGTAGATGACGCCGGTGGAGCCGCTCATGAAGGCCATCGGCACGAACACCGCCGACAGCACCAGGCCGATGCCGACCAGCGCGCCGGTGATCTGGCTCATCGACTTGCGGGTGGCTTCCAGCGGCGACAGTCCTTCCTCGGACATGATGCGCTCGACGTTCTCCACCACCACGATGGCGTCATCGACCAATAGACCGATCGCCAGCACCATCGCGAACATGGTCAGCATGTTGATGGAGAAACCCAGCACCGCGAGGATGCCGAAGGTACCCAGCAACACCACCGGCACGGCGATGGTCGGGATCAGGGTGGCGCGGAAGTTCTGCAGGAACAGGTACATCACCACGAACACCAGCACGATGGCCTCGAGCAGGGTCTTGACCACGCCCTTGATCGACACGCGCACGAACGGGGTGGTGTCGTACGGAATCACCGCCTTCATGCCGGCCGGGAAGTTGGCCTTCAGTTCGTCCAGGGTCTTGCTCACGCCTTCGGCGGTTTCCAGCGCGTTGGCGCCAGTTGCCAGGGTGATGGCCAGGCCGGAGGCCGGCTTGCCGTTGTAGCGGGTAACGAAGTCGTAGGTTTCAGCACCCAGCTCGACGCGGGCAACATCGCCCAGCTTCAAGGTGGAACCGTCACTTTCGGTGCGCACCACGATGTTGCGGAACTGTTCCGGCGTCTGCAGGCGGTCCTGCGCATTGATGGTGGCGTTGAGCTGCTGGCCCTTGATGGCCGGTGCACCACCCAACTGGCCCACGGCGACCTGCGCGTTCTGCGCCTTGACCGCGGCGGTGACCTCGTCAACCGAGACCTTGTAGGTCTGCAGCTTGGTCGGGTCCAGCCAGATACGCATGGCGTACTTGCCACCGAACACCTGGATCGAGCCCACACCCGGCACGCGGCTCAGCGGATCAACGATGTTGGAGCCGACGTAGTCGGAGATGTCGTTCTCATCCATGCTGCCGTCTTCGGAGACGAAGCCCAGCACGTTGAGGAAGCCCGAGCTCGACTTGGCAACGTTGATGCCCTGGCGCTGCACTTCCTGCGGCAACAAGGGCATCGCCAGCTGCAGCTTGTTCTGCACCTGCACCTGGGCGATGTCGGAGTTGGTGCCGCTCTCGAAGGTCAGGGTGATGCTGGCCTGGCCATTGGAGGAGCTGTTGGAAGAGAAGTACATCAGGCCGTCCAGGCCCTTCATGTTCTGCTCGATGATCTGCGTCACCGAGTCCTCGACCACCTTGGCCGACGCGCCCGGGTAGCTGGCGGAAATGGACACCGCAGGCGGCGCGACCTCTGGATACATCGAGATCGGCAGCTTGAGCATTGCCAGCGCGCCGGCAAGCATGATGATGATGGCGATGACCCACGCGAAGATGGGCCTGTCGATAAAGAAGCGTGCCATGTAGTTCTCCGCTTACTGCTTTTCAGCCGGCGCCGCGGCGGGCGCGGCAGCTGGCTTGGCGGCTTCGGCACCCTTCTCGGTGGCCTGCACCGGCATCCCCGGGCCAATCTTCTGCAGGCCTTCGACAATGACCTTGTCGCCAGCCTTCAGACCGTCCTCGACCAGCCACTTGTCGCCGATGGTGCGGCTGACCTTGACCGGGCGAACAGCGACCTTG harbors:
- the smeE gene encoding multidrug efflux RND transporter permease subunit SmeE — encoded protein: MARFFIDRPIFAWVIAIIIMLAGALAMLKLPISMYPEVAPPAVSISASYPGASAKVVEDSVTQIIEQNMKGLDGLMYFSSNSSSNGQASITLTFESGTNSDIAQVQVQNKLQLAMPLLPQEVQRQGINVAKSSSGFLNVLGFVSEDGSMDENDISDYVGSNIVDPLSRVPGVGSIQVFGGKYAMRIWLDPTKLQTYKVSVDEVTAAVKAQNAQVAVGQLGGAPAIKGQQLNATINAQDRLQTPEQFRNIVVRTESDGSTLKLGDVARVELGAETYDFVTRYNGKPASGLAITLATGANALETAEGVSKTLDELKANFPAGMKAVIPYDTTPFVRVSIKGVVKTLLEAIVLVFVVMYLFLQNFRATLIPTIAVPVVLLGTFGILAVLGFSINMLTMFAMVLAIGLLVDDAIVVVENVERIMSEEGLSPLEATRKSMSQITGALVGIGLVLSAVFVPMAFMSGSTGVIYRQFSATIVSAMALSVLVAIVLTPALCATMLKPLKKGEHHVAHKGISGRFFNWFNNGFDRTSGTYQRGVRGILNRPGRFMAVFLALAVVMGLLFVRLPSSFLPNEDQGILMALVNAPVGATQERTLESIYKLEDHFLKNEKDAVESVFSVQGFSFSGMGQNSGMAFVKLKDWSERSADQGVGPITGRAMAALGQIKDAFIFAFPPPAMPELGIASGYTFFLKDNSGAGHDALVNARNQLLGMAGESKLLANVRPNGLDDTPQLRLDIDVAKAGAHGLSLDTINSTLATAWGSSYVDDFIDRGRVKRVYVQADDGFRMNPEDFNLWTVKNTSGEMVPFSAFASQRWDYGSPRLERYNGVSALEIQGEAAPGVASGDAMLEVEKLAKQLPAGFSIEWTAVSYQEREAGSQTPLLYTLSLLIVFLCLAALYESWSVPTAVLMVAPLGILGAVLANTMRGMERDVYFQVAMLTTVGLTSKNAILIVEFAKEHLEKGAGVIEATMHAVRDRLRPIIMTSLAFGLGVLPLAIASGAGSGAQRAIGTGVLGGMVVGTLLGLFFIPLFFVVVQRLFNRKQLAKNGDLPQQ